The genome window AAAACAGTGCTCAAGGAACCCGCCAGTGGTGCCTCGTCGCGCCCATCAGGTCCATTTTCGATGGGGCGGAGGTCCCCCTGAACCGCGCATGGAGTCCCCACAGACCCGACGGGCAGTTGCGCGCACGGTGGATGGGGAGGCCGCCCGGCCTGACGAATTGAGTGTGGCCTTTGTCCCGCTCAGCTCTCAGGGCAGGAAAAAAACCCTGAACCGACGTTGCCACGGGAGGGCGAATCGGGGATGTTCACAGGTCCCGCAGGATCTTCAATCCGGCGTCCGTCTCATTGACGGCAGGACGCTGGTTGGGAGTCCGCCCCTTTCCGGAGGGTGCGGGTGCCGTCCCGGAATCGTCTGAATCCGGCTGCACCCTCGGGAACCGAACGTTGATTTTAATGAAAGAAGAACCGATCGAGATTGAGGGCTGCGTTCATGCCGTGCTGCCCGGCACCATGTTTCGCGTGGAGCTGGCGAACAAGCACATCGTGCTGGCCACCATTTGCGGCAAGATGCGCAAGCGCTTCGTGCGTCTGACCGTGGGGGACCGGGTCAAGATGGAGATGTCGCCCTACGATCTGAACAAGGCGC of Verrucomicrobiia bacterium contains these proteins:
- the infA gene encoding translation initiation factor IF-1, whose protein sequence is MLMKEEPIEIEGCVHAVLPGTMFRVELANKHIVLATICGKMRKRFVRLTVGDRVKMEMSPYDLNKARIVWRLR